CGCCTTAAAGCTTGTGTTAAGTTGCACCCGTCACCAAAAGGCGTAGATGCTGAAACGGAATTTGTAGTGCCGGAGCGCATCGACAAGCGTTGTTTTATTTCAGGTTACGCCAAATCCAGTGCCCATGAGTATTTTGCTGAAGCCGTTGCTGCCTTTGCCGTGATTGCCGGACGGCAGGAACTTTTGAAAATTGATCCGGATATGCACGCCATACTCTGCGAACTTGTCACAACACCAGAGACACTTGTGCGTCCAGTCTTTGTTGAAACGGCTCTAGCATTACAAGCCAGCCTGCGCATCGGCGGCGAATTAGAGTCAAATATTTTGTCCACGTAAACGAAGGCATTTGCTCGTTGGATTCAAATATTTGTCCGCGTAAACGGGGGCATTTTGTTCGTTGTAGGGGCGCATTGCATGCGCCCGCATCGCGGTTAAATTGGTCACCAAACTGGGTAACTAGTAGGTGGGGTTAGAACCATGGCCAGTTGGACTTTCCGGAATTTAGCTCTAAGCTTGGCAGCCTTTGTCCTGGCGAGTTCAACAGCGCTTGCCGCAAATCCGTCGGCGACTACGACAAAGCCGAAACCCATACCACAGTTAAAAGCCATAAGTCCGAGTCAGGCTAAAACAGACACAGTTAGGCGCACATTACCGGTCGGTGTCGATCCCGGTGCAATGGACAATGCCGGCGGTCCTTCACAATCAGTAATGGACGATCTCAGCGATGCACCGCCTCCTAATCTGCCTGCAGCCCAACCCTGGACTGATACACCGAAGCAGCAACCGCAATGGCAAACAAATGTGCCAACCCAAAACGCGGCGCCAACAAAGCCATCAACAGCATTTCCCTCTGAAGATATGATCCCAGACTTCAATAAGCCCTTTCCATCTGCTGCCAATCAAGCAATGCAAGCGCAACCAGCACATCCGCCACAGCCTGTTTATCCGCAGTTTCAACAACTGCCACCGGAACAACCAGCTTATCCTCAATATCAACAAGTGCCGCAGCAGTCGGTCTATCCTCAATTCACTCAGCCACAGCAACCCATGCAATTTATGCAAGCCGGGCAACAACCAATGTATCCGCAGTTTCAACAACAAATGCCGATGCAACCACCTGCATATCCCCAATATCAACAGCCCTATCCACAGTATGCGCAGCAAATGCCTATGCAACAAATTCCAGCACAGCAAGGATATCCACAGTTTCAACAGCAGATGCCGATGCAAACTTCCTATCCACAGTTTCAACAACAAGCTCCGGCACAGCCCGTCTATCCACAATTCCAACAACAGGTACCGGCACAACCAATCTATCCCCAGTTTCAGCAACAACAAGTGCCGCAAGGATATCCCCAATTTCCGTCACAATTTGCCAAACCAGCAGCACAAAGTGCAGTGCCGGCAAAGAAACCAACAACTGCCGCTGTCAAAAAAACAGTCAGCGATGCGGAGCGAGTGTCTCGCATGGAAAAAATTGCCTTCGGTAAAGTGTATTCACAAGAAGAAGTAGCCGATCGCGTGGACAGACTAGAGACAAAGGTTTTCGGAAAGCCTAAAGATGGTGCGGTACATCAGCGCATTTCAGGTTTGGAAAAAGCCTTAAAAGTGGGATACTAAGCCTGTGGAAACAGCCTTACTTCTAGCTTTGCTCTATTTGGTTTTATCGCCAAAAATTGCGCAGTCTTTTTACAACTGCATGCTCTTCTACCCTGACAAAGAGCAAGAAGATCTCTACAGCGTCACACAGGTTGCCGGTATCACTATTGAAAATCAAACATTCAATTCCCAAAGCGGTATGGAACTGCATGGCTGGCTATTGAAAAATCCGAATTCAGAAAGGCTTATTCTCGTCAGTCACGGAAATGCCGGCAACATCAGTCATCGTGCATGGCTTGCGAAGTTGCTTATTGAATCTGGCAGTTCGGTTTTCCTGTATGACTATCAAGGTTATGGTCGAAGTAAAGGCAGTCCATCAATTGTTGGTATCACTCAAGATGGACTGGCTGCCTTTGATTTCGTTGCCGACAAATTAGGTTACAAGCCGGAAAACATCGTTATATTCGGCGAATCGTTAGGTTCAGGAGTTGCCTGCCATATCGCATCGGCAAGACCTAGCAGAGGACTCATACTGCAGTCACCCTTCAGCTCTCTCCGGCATATTGCCTGTGAAAAGTTGCCTTGGCTGAGACTTTATCCAAACCCTTTAATGGTTACTCCCGATCTGGATAACTTGACTGTACTCAAAAGCTATAAACAACCTGTTTTGATAATTCACGGCAAACTAGACAAAACAGTCCCTCACGACCATGGTGAGCGCCTCTTTCAAATTGCCGGGGAAAGCAAAAAATTCATTAGTCTGCCGTCAGCCAGTCACAATGATGTTTACGACGTAGATCCACCAACCTACACTGAAACAATCAAAACTTTTCTAAGCGGACTCTAGAATGGCATAAATGATTTGGCTAATTCGACGTCCCTAGGAATGCCTGCCAGTCCGTAATGAGTGGGCAAATACCAGCGCAACATGGAAAGCACCGCGCCGTATTCATTCTCGTTGGCAAATTGATCCGGGAATATGGAAAACACCATGGCTTGCGGTGGTTCCGCAGCTGGATCCATCAGCAAAAATGCCCGCAGACTAGTCATATTGAGTCTTTGCGTGGCGAAGTTGCGAATGGCGGTGCGCACATAGCCGGGAAGATATTCTTCCGAAGGTTGTCCGACCATTACCTGACGGCTTTCCTCGACAACTTCTCTCGATAATTTGCCGGCAGCTGTTTCATTAATAAGTTCGCCTCTAATTCTTTCTTCAATGGGAATTTCCAATTTGCCGAATTCTTTGAAGCACCAGAGCATGCCGAATGGAAAAACCCATTCCGGTTTGCTCATGTCACCACGGGCAATAACCAGACCCAGTCCATTTTCCAGGCAGTGGCTCAAGACGGTAGTTAGACTATAGCTGTGATATTGCTGCCCAGGCTCCGGAATATTGAGTAAGAGATAGGGAAAACCGTCAGGCCCGACAAAAACATTTTCGTCCGGCAAGGACAAACTTGCCGTATCAACGACTTTGTAGAATTTCTCTTTCCACTCTTCGTTGCGCTCAGCAAGCGGTACGGACAATAATCTGTCTATTTCTTCTGTTTTGCTTACGTCAGCTTCTTGGGTCATGACAGTTCCGTTGACTTACAGACCATAACTTTATCAATTCTATAGCCATCCATGTCAACGACTTCCAAACAAAGCCCATTCCAAGTGACCTTTTCAGCAACTTGAGGAATGTGATCAAGCTGATGGACTATAAGTCCAGCCAATGTTTCAAAATCTGCTTTTTCCGAGGCCATTTCGGCAACTTTGAAAAAGCGCATAAATTCGTCTGTCGGAGTCAACCCATCGACAAGACAGGTGCCATCCTTGCGATCAACAATTTGCCAACGCGGCTTTTCATCACCAACATGCGTCTCGCCCATGATTGCTCTGACGACATCGGTAATCGTAACCATTCCTTCAAGAGCGCCATATTCATCCATGACTAAAGCCACATCAGTGCCGGCTTTTTTGAAAGACTTAAGGACATCCATAACCGATTGAGAGCTTGGAAGAATTAAAGGCTGCGTCATCAAAGCCTTCAAGTCAAACGTCTTATCGATAGTCCAACGAACTAATAATTCCTTTGAACTAACTATGCCGATTACATTTTCCAACGAACTTTCACCTACAGGAAATCGAGAATGCGGATTGGCAATCACTGATTCCATCAAGACCTTCGGACTATCAGTTGCTTTCAGCCAAACAATTTTTGTCATTGGAGTCATGACGGCGCTGACCTTCTTCTCGTTGAGATCGAAAATTCCGGACAGCATTTTGTATTCCATCGTCTGTAATATGCCGACTTGTTTGCCCTCATCAATCATTACTTCCAGTTCTTGTTCGGTGACAGCCGGCTCTTTTTGTATTTTGATCGGTAATAGTGCAAAGACAAAATCTGTGGAAACGGTCAATAACCTAACGACAGGTCCTGCTAAATGAGCAAGTCTCTTCATTGCCGGGGCAAGCGCACTGCCGATTCGCTCCGGGTCAGCCAGGGCAAGTCTTTTCGGTACAAGCTCACCCAGGATGAGCGTAAAATAGGTGATTAAGACAACAACCACAGTCATGCCGATGGCATCAGCATATGGTTTTATCGGTGGAATTAAGGCAAGAATATCGGATAGATTCTGGGCAATTGTTGCTCCCCCGAAGGCACCGGATAATATCCCAACTCCTGTCACACCAGCCTGAATGGTAGATAAAAACTGATTGGGTGAATTCGACAACTCTAAAGCTACCTTGGCGCCCATGTTGCCTTTCTTAATCAAACCCTGCAGGCGGGCTTTACGCGAAGAAACAATGGACATCTCAGCCAAGGAAAGTAAGCCGTTAGCCAAGACTAACAGCACGATAAACAAAATCCATGCGCTTGTGGAAACCATCGACCTCTAGAGGACGCAACAACCTATGCTGGTATATTCCCGGCCAAGCCAACCAATGAACGGTTTTGCCCTAATACTTAATCATTCTCTGTATCTGAATCTCGGCATTTAAGTCCGAGCTTATAGATATCGGATCGCCTTCTATTCAATTCCTGAGCCAGTTCTTGGGAAACTTCCTTCAACCCTCGCCCTGACTTTAGACGTTCGGCAATTTCGGACAACAACTCTTCTTCTGTAAGTTCAATTTCGGGCGGAGCCTCGGCACCGGCAATTACCAGCACATACTCGCCTTTGACGCCACGCTCATTTACCTGGCTAATAATCTCAGACATTGTGCCGCGAATGAATTCTTCGTGGAGCTTGGTCAGCTCTCTAGCAAGACATGCTTGTCTATCTCCCATAATCGAATGAACCAGCTCAAGAGCGTTAACAAGATCATGCGGCGCTACGTAAAAAATTAGCGTGCGCCTTTCATCCTTCATGCTCTCCAGCTTCTTGCGTCTAGTCTTTTGTCTATCCGGCAAAAAGCCCTCAAATACAAATCGGTCGCAAGGCAACGCACTGCCAATTAGCGCCAACAAAAAGGCGCTTGGACCTGGAATGGGAACAACCTGCATTCCACATTCAATTGCCGCCTGCACTATTTGATAGCCGGGGTCAGAGACAAGTGGCGTACCGGCATCCGAAACTACAGCGACACTGGCGTCTCTGGATGCCATTTCGGCCATTAGTTTTGCCCGGCTGGCTTCGTTGTATTCGTGGCAGCTGGTCAGCTTCTTCTTTAAGCCAAGGTGGTTAATGAGCTTGATGGTGACGCGTGTGTCTTCAACCAGGATTAGATCTGCTGATGCAAGAGCCTGTTTGGCCCGCTCGGTAAGGTCACCGAGATTACCAACAGGTGTAGCGATAATGAACAATCTTCCTGACAACAGACACGTCCTTGTATATGTTTTCTAATCCTCGAAAGTATCTACCACACATGCATACAAAAATTCCTCTAATCAAACAAAAGGTCTTCACGACTCTTGAGATCTCAAGTTATCTACAGGTTTCCTACACCTGTAAGTTATTTAATCGATGGATTAAACGGATCGATCTTGTCTTAGATCGGAAAATTCTGCTCAACACACTGGCCCTTATATTTGACGATCCGAGATCTTCAGCGACTATTTAGAAATGGCTTCACAGGCTGATTTCGAAAAGCAAATAGTGCAAAAGCCACATCTATTCTGCTTCAAGCAATTTCAATGACAATTTGTCGTGCTGGTTTATTCGCAATTGCACAATACTTCGTTACAATCGCAATAAGCCTCACCTACTAAGCGATATACAGGTTGTCATCGATCGCATCAGCATATAGGTTGGGTGTGTTTTCGCAGTAATAATCATCCAAAACCACCCAAATACATATCGATCAATCACCACTTCCATAAGGTATTGGATCCTTCCTGCATTGCTTTATCAGAGACAGCCAATGCCCCACCATATTCAGTCGCTATACAAGTCGATCCGAGTTACTTAAAAACGCTCATCTTCGAGCTTAAATCCAATGAAAATTTTCGGCCACGCTTAAATTGCATAAAAACATATTGGACATAAGCTATTAATTGTCGTAACTTTTATCGGAACTGGAGTTATATCTCCTTTGCCGGAGCAAAAATGTTCGCGCTCTTATCAGCCAACTATTTTCGTTTTGCCGTCAGTCTTACCCTGGCTATAACCTGTGCTGCCTCCTTTGAGCAGCCATCGTGCGCACTTTTGCCGGGCAGAGCAAAGGACAAGACTACTCCGCCGGCAAAACCACAACCCAAGCCGACAGCCAAAAGCGCATTTGATGTGCCTGGACCAATACGGGACAAATGGGCAATTGTTATAGGAATAGGGTCATTTCATGATCAAACAATTGAACCTCTGCGCTGCGCCGTCAAAAACGCCACCGATCTTGCAGGTATTTTGAAAGATCCAAGTTGTGGTCACTTTGCTCCAGATCACGTGAGTGTTCTTAAGGAACTGAAGACAACAAAATACGGTATTGAAAACGTGCTGAGTTCAACATGGCTTGGCACAAAAGCATTGCCCAACGACATGGTCGTACTTTACGTCTGCACGCGAACTGTCCCTTCCAAAGAAGGCGACGACATAATTTTGTTGTGCGCGGACAGCGAAGCAAGCGATGCGGCCGAAACAGGCATTCCATTGAAAGCAATGCTTACAGATTTACGGCGTCGCCTGCAGTCACGCAATATTCTCTGTGTACTGGATACATCGCCCGCATCCGAAAGCGCATACAACCCGGAAATTCCGATGCAGCCAAGCATTGAGGAAATCTGCAAGGAGACTGGTGTCTCAATTCTTTCGGCCAATTTACCTGAATTACCGAGTTACGAAAGCACACTCACTCCCAATAGTTTTTTCTGTAGCTTTTTCAGTCTTGGTCTGCAAGTAGCAAATGGATTGACTCCAGTCATCACGCTTGGCGAGTATGTCAAACAAGGCGTTTCAGAGCTTGTCGACGTACAGATAGGCAAGAAAGAAACCCCTATTTTGGCCCTTGCCGAATACACCACCCTTGGTGGCACTCCCATTGGAACGGTTGTTAAAAGCTCCACACCAAAGAGCATTAAGTTTGGTCATCCAATTGACCAATTAGCAATGAAACGACCTGATTTAGCCAGTCGCCAACGGCACCCTGAAGATGCTCAAGACTCAGATGATGACGAAGATGAAGATGCAAAGCCAAAGGCACCATTAGATTTTGGCACTTACATGTCCAAAATGAAGCAACAGATTCAAGCAAAATGGCAGCCGCCCAAGGGCATGGAAAATAGAAAAATTGCTGTCATATTCACCATCAAACGAGATGGCTCAATTATCGAACCACAAATCGTTGAATCTAGCGGTGAGCCGAAAGCCGATGCTGCGGCTATGGAAGCATTAACCGCGGCATCGCCTCTTGAGCCACTTCCTTTAGGCGCCCCTAAATCAGTGCAAATCCGCTACCAGTTTACCTGGCGCATCTCACGGTCAGACGATTCTGCCAAGTAGGGCGTGGAGCATAGGGTAAACTAGGTAAATATGCCTAGTCATCCAGCCAAGAAGCCCAATTTAGAGCAAGAAGCGCAACAAGAATTGCGCTTTTGGACAACTAGTCTCAAGACGCAGATGATGCAGCCGAATAAGTATTATGCGCAGCGGCAGCCAAAGCTAGACAACAGACGTACTTGGATAAGAACTGTTATCTGGTCTTTGATCCCCATTCTAATTTTCTCGGTATTGTTCTCCGTCATAGAAAAGCGCT
The Candidatus Obscuribacterales bacterium DNA segment above includes these coding regions:
- a CDS encoding alpha/beta hydrolase, with the translated sequence METALLLALLYLVLSPKIAQSFYNCMLFYPDKEQEDLYSVTQVAGITIENQTFNSQSGMELHGWLLKNPNSERLILVSHGNAGNISHRAWLAKLLIESGSSVFLYDYQGYGRSKGSPSIVGITQDGLAAFDFVADKLGYKPENIVIFGESLGSGVACHIASARPSRGLILQSPFSSLRHIACEKLPWLRLYPNPLMVTPDLDNLTVLKSYKQPVLIIHGKLDKTVPHDHGERLFQIAGESKKFISLPSASHNDVYDVDPPTYTETIKTFLSGL
- a CDS encoding hemolysin family protein, producing the protein MVSTSAWILFIVLLVLANGLLSLAEMSIVSSRKARLQGLIKKGNMGAKVALELSNSPNQFLSTIQAGVTGVGILSGAFGGATIAQNLSDILALIPPIKPYADAIGMTVVVVLITYFTLILGELVPKRLALADPERIGSALAPAMKRLAHLAGPVVRLLTVSTDFVFALLPIKIQKEPAVTEQELEVMIDEGKQVGILQTMEYKMLSGIFDLNEKKVSAVMTPMTKIVWLKATDSPKVLMESVIANPHSRFPVGESSLENVIGIVSSKELLVRWTIDKTFDLKALMTQPLILPSSQSVMDVLKSFKKAGTDVALVMDEYGALEGMVTITDVVRAIMGETHVGDEKPRWQIVDRKDGTCLVDGLTPTDEFMRFFKVAEMASEKADFETLAGLIVHQLDHIPQVAEKVTWNGLCLEVVDMDGYRIDKVMVCKSTELS
- the rsmI gene encoding 16S rRNA (cytidine(1402)-2'-O)-methyltransferase, with protein sequence MSGRLFIIATPVGNLGDLTERAKQALASADLILVEDTRVTIKLINHLGLKKKLTSCHEYNEASRAKLMAEMASRDASVAVVSDAGTPLVSDPGYQIVQAAIECGMQVVPIPGPSAFLLALIGSALPCDRFVFEGFLPDRQKTRRKKLESMKDERRTLIFYVAPHDLVNALELVHSIMGDRQACLARELTKLHEEFIRGTMSEIISQVNERGVKGEYVLVIAGAEAPPEIELTEEELLSEIAERLKSGRGLKEVSQELAQELNRRRSDIYKLGLKCRDSDTEND
- a CDS encoding TonB C-terminal domain-containing protein; amino-acid sequence: MFALLSANYFRFAVSLTLAITCAASFEQPSCALLPGRAKDKTTPPAKPQPKPTAKSAFDVPGPIRDKWAIVIGIGSFHDQTIEPLRCAVKNATDLAGILKDPSCGHFAPDHVSVLKELKTTKYGIENVLSSTWLGTKALPNDMVVLYVCTRTVPSKEGDDIILLCADSEASDAAETGIPLKAMLTDLRRRLQSRNILCVLDTSPASESAYNPEIPMQPSIEEICKETGVSILSANLPELPSYESTLTPNSFFCSFFSLGLQVANGLTPVITLGEYVKQGVSELVDVQIGKKETPILALAEYTTLGGTPIGTVVKSSTPKSIKFGHPIDQLAMKRPDLASRQRHPEDAQDSDDDEDEDAKPKAPLDFGTYMSKMKQQIQAKWQPPKGMENRKIAVIFTIKRDGSIIEPQIVESSGEPKADAAAMEALTAASPLEPLPLGAPKSVQIRYQFTWRISRSDDSAK